The DNA region AATTGCTGGGAGGTTTAGAAGGTTGACAATTTATTTAATCTGAAATTAAGGGTTCTTGTTCAACATCAGAGAATCAAAAAAGTCTGCcattttcttcatcatcttgaagAGGACAAGAATCACTTTGCGATTGAATTACACCCCCAATTGCTGCAATCCAGGTTCTATTGTTCCTCTCGTCTTGATATTTTAGTAGTTTGATATTTTAGCGTAACTGTATCCCTTTGCCGGCCTATTTTGATCTTGAATCTTTAGTTAGCGTTTGCCCTAGCATTGTCAGTTTAATTGCATTAGTGATATCTTTGcctacttatttatattgttatctACCTGTTTACGTCTTTattttgaatctttatttcatataTCCTTGAGACCTTTAATTATAGATTATAGCCCCCTTTAGCTCTTGTATTATATTTCTTCACCTATTTTTTTATCCTTTAATCGTAGATTATAATTCCTTTAGtcctcttattttatttcttcacctgTTTTTCTAacctttagttgtagattatagttcccgttagttcctttattttatttcttcacctgTTTTGTGACCTTTAGTGATAgattatttttcattaattcattttatttttatcgCTTATTTTCGAGATAGTGCTTGCGTAGTGACTCATAGATTATACTGGCTTTGGTGAACGATTGTAGGGTAAGGTCTTGACCTCGGGGGTGTCAGCGCGGGGGAGTGGGTGCGGGGGGTAGAGGGATAAGGGAGCTACTAGGCTGAGAGTGGGGTCTTGAAACATAGGAACTTTGACTGAAAAATCTGTAGAGTTAGCGAAGATTCTCGAGaaaaggaagattaatatagcttgTGTACATGAGACTAGGTGGGTAAGAGATAAGGCGTGAGATGTGGGCAGTTTCAAACTTTGGTATTCTGGGAGGGTGGGGGGCAGGAACGGGGTAGGTATCTTGGTTGATAAGGACCTCTGTGAACTAGTGATAGAGGTTAGGAGGGTGAATGACTGACTGATGACTATTAAGCTAGCTGTTGGAGGTTTTACTTTGAACATAATCAGTGCATACGCACCCCAAGCAGGCTTGGATAAGGAAGTCAAGAGGCGTTTCTGGGAGGATTTGGATGAGATGGTGCGTGGTATCCCACATACCGAGAAGcttttcataggaggagatttcaacggCCACACTAGAGCGACGTCTGGGGGGTATGATGATGTGCATGGTGGCTTTGGTTTTGGAGATAGAAATGGAGGAGGAACGTCTTTGCTGGACTTTGCTAGAGCATTTGATTTGGTAATAGCAAACTCGAGTTTCCCGAAGAAGAGGGAGCACTTGGTCACCTTCCGAAGTTCGGTGGCcgagactcagattgattatttaCTCTGCAGGAAGTCCAATAGAGGTCTTTGCACGGATTGCAAGGtcatcccgagtgagaacctctTGACCTTTCATAGGCTCCTGGTCATGGACCTTGAGATCACGAGGAAAATGGCGATATATAGCCAACATAGGATCAAGTGGGGAGGCTTGATGGAAGCTGAAGCGTAGGAGTTGGGGGTCAAGCTGGTGACTATGggggcttggaggagtagtggggacgcaaacgcTATGTAGACCACGACTGTGCAATGCATTAGGGAAGCCGcgagagaggtattaggggtcACAAGGGGTTACTCTGGTGGTCACaagggagactggtggtggaatggagaggtgcAAGAATAAGTAGAAACCAAGAAAGTAGCATATCTAAAGCTAGTGGAAAGTgtagacgaggaggagaagagggcgaatagggagcattataagttggctaagaaagaggcaaaTTTAGTAATTACGACGACCAAGACTGCAACTTTTAgtcatttgtatgaggaactcgagGGCCGAGGTAGGGATAAGAGGTTGTTCAAGTTAGCCAAGGCAAGGGAAAAGAAGGTGTGggacttggaccaagtgaagtgcatcaaagacgaagaaggtagagttttgttggatgatGGGCTTCTCTGTCGAAGATGGCAGACATACatccatagtctcttgaacgaggaggGGGACGAGAGCATTGTCctgggtgatttggaactcttTAGGAGTCattgtgactttgggtattgtaggcggattagagttgatgaagttgagggggctatgcgtaagatgagcaggggcaaagCGACCGGGCCGGATGAAATACCGgtagagttttggaagagtgcgggtaaggcaggcttggagtggctcactaggttatttaatatcattttaaGAACAAAAAAAGATGCCCGAAAagtggaggtggagcacgatagttcctgtatacaagaacaagggtgatatccaaaattgtaataactatcggggtatcaagctgcttagccatactatgaaagtctgggagagagaggtagagctaagggtgaggaggagtgtgtctatttttgagaaccagtttgggtttatgctggggcgttcgactacagaagccatccaccttgttaggagattgatggagcagtacagggagagaaagaaggacttgcatatggtgttcatcgacttggaaaaggcgtacgataaagttccgAAGGAGGTTTTGTGGAgttgtttggaggctagaggtgtacctgttgcctacgttaggttgattaaggacatgtatgatggagtaaagacccgagtgaggacagtgggtggggactcggaccatttttcggtgatgatggggttgcatcaggggtcagCACTCTACACAGATACTGCAATATTGTTTACGATGGAGAATATTTGAGGGTCGGGGTTTTCGCTcgtctccatttttagttttaatacaatgtatacaaTATTTTGCTTGGCCGGAAAATTCCATCTCCGACGaacttttctttccttctttgctatttagtcacatacaatgataaaaacacattgaaatacactgaatacaaataTTAAAATAGAACATAATATAAAGAATGAATACATTTATATCGGGTTATATACAACtgaaaaattattctaattaattggtTGATAATGATGCATGTTAGAAttaattttgttgagttatattaggagtgtatcccgctaattgatattattttcgtTATTAGACAACTTGACATACAtgtttttaaggtgattgtcgttattgtatttatgaatacatggcgcgaatacatgcgTGTACAGCtagactgccctgattttaggcgccttttgctgctgtattcaaatacatgtatgcgcgtacaactggactgccctgattttaggcgctttttgttattttattcatGAATGCAGTAGTACGAATACATGCGCATACAGTTGGACTGCCCTGATATTAGGCATTTTTTGAATACATCAGCACGATACAACaaatacactaccgtaacaactgaatagcagctatagaaagtaattatgtatatagTAGCTATAAGAAGTTAATAGCTACTAAACAAGAGTGGTTTCAAAAAATTTCTCCATATTGATAGCTCTAATTAGTTGGAACTTTACTAACTTAGTTGTGTAATTTGTTTTTATAAATCCTTAGTAAATACGCTATGAATTAGTACATCTTATATATTAACTTACATCATTTAACATAAAAGATTTAAAATTAAGTCAACTTATTTTTAATTGTCACAAATAAGAGGCGCAATTTACTACAATACGTCTTTCAATATTTCTCACATGCACTTTTATGACAAGTCACATGCACTTCTAATTAACTTCTTATAAACTTATATCTAAATTGCAGATTAATTAAACATGAGGTGTGAGGTCCATTTATTAACAAGACGAAAATCATGTGCAAATCGAAATACTTATATGAATATAATAAGTATATACGAGGTCTATAAATTACACCATCTGAAAATCATTGGTAACACTACCATAAAAACTTTCCCATAGCTTAGAGTATTGTCCTCGTTATGGCCTTTAAGATGTGTTTTGTTTTCACTGTTCTTCTCATGGCAGCTACGAGTTAGTATCTATCTCACATTAACTTTAGATTATGATCTTATCATATTTCATAAAATATGCATGTCTTTCCATGCATGATGATCTGAATGTGTATTTTTTGTGTTCTACCTTTAACATTTTGATTTTACTAATTATGACGATGAATTATTTCAGTTAACATGGCGTGGTTTTCAGAGACACGTTTTGTGATTGCACGGAACGTTAATCATGATCTCTCAGGAGTTGAGAAGAGACTGCTCCCGCAACTTAATAGTATTACATGTGGCCGACATTGCGAAATTTATACTGACTGCAACGATTGTTGGATGTGTTGTAGTTGTGGAGGATTACCGGGATACCAGCAGTGTCAAATCTAAAACTACATTGCTATCCAATTGCAATGTATTTTGCTTCAAATCCTTATTGTCCATTTGTATTCTTGTGAGTCTAGTGTTTCTTGTTTCCTCTATTTGTACTTTgtatgaaaataaagaaagtcaaGATATTGGCTTTCTATTCATGAATAAAAAGGGATTTGAATACAAGGCTTGTTTGTCtaattttgtagtatttatgtaATACACTATACATTTGCCATATTTGTTtagatatattataatatatagttgtaacgacccgacttgtcgttttgagaatttacgttatgttcagtgacttaaggtcccgaacaatttcgtaatatgtattatgacttgcgtgtgcggtcgagtttggttttggaaggttcggaattaaattggaagaacaatccttatttttgaagcttaaatgaaaagagttgaccagagtttgacttttgagcaaacgactccggaatggagttttgatgatgtcaatagcttcgtatggtgatttcggacttaggcgtatgtccggaatttgATTTGAAAGTACGTAGGACAATTTGGCACATTTCGgcgaaaagttggaaaaatgaagTTTTTGAAATATTCATAAATGTGGCCGTAGGACAATTGCTTGATAACGAGATCGGATTTCGATTACGGAAATTGAaacaactccattatgtcatttatgactcgtgtgcaaaatttgaagtcattccggattgattggATACGTTTTggcgcaaaatatagaaattgaaagatttgaaaactcataattcgattcactacgcgattcgtaatttcagcgttgtttgacatggtttgaagcctcgactaagttcgcattatattttgggacatgttggtataattggttaaggtctcgagggcctcgagtggatttcgggtggttaacggatcaattttgacTTGAAGAAAGCTGCTTGAATTTCTGGGCAGCAGCTGATGTTTTCGCCTCTGCGGAAGCTTCTTCGCAGAAGCGACGTTTTGCATCGCAGAAGTGAAATGGGAAGGGACatggcagtggtcgcaggtgcgaagcaatTCCCGTACCTGCGGGATTGCAAAAGCGAGAAATGAAGACACAGAAGCGGAAGCTGGCAGCAGTGGGAGTAATCGCAAAAGCGACATCGCAGATACGCAATGTGCTCCGCAGATGCGCAATGTGCTCCGCAGATGCGAGCTCCTGCTGAGCAGTGGACATTTGGACTTCGCAGATGCACATTTTGGCTCCCAAAAgcgaagccgcagatgcgacAAATCTGTCCGCCGAAGCGAACTGGACAGAAACATTTAAGCACCAAAAATCAATCATTTTgccattttcgattgggattttggagctcggttttagGGCGATTTTAGAGGAATTCTTCacgacttcaacttgggtaagtgtcctatatccgaaagtaattatatttcataaatccatggttatattcattatTTCATTTcgaatttaaatggaagaaatcaaaattTTTGTAAAACGTTTCAAGAACGacaatttaagatttggaggtcgagttattttcggaatttgataaaattggtattgttggactcgtatcgaaatgggtatTCGAATTTCGTGAAAATtcggtcgggttccgagaggcatgccccgcgttgacttttggctgactttttatgtaaaattttaagtcgacgttataTTATCCATAGGTCAATTCAAGCGAGAAGGTTATTTTAGAATAacgacataacttcaaaaaggtaagtatctttcctaaccttgagtatgggaaattaccccttaggcattgagtcttatgtggaaattgtgtaattgaaaaccatgtacgcgaggtgacgagtatgtacttggtttatatgtgcaagttatatcggttaaaattcgtagacgcccttatgttttaaattggaaattattggcacttattaaatcctgtATTTGTCATCCCTCATTCCTTATTtgccgaggttgtttttatatgataatttggtgtgattgtcacttttgatttttatgtgaaataccATGGTTAGTTGGGTTGACATTTCTTGgaaataatttcattatggattccttatctgtaaataattattaaataagtttaaaaatgaggcattaatatatatttatcaaaaatttgtATTAAAGAAGACGTTGTCCTATGTTGGgttacttttccatctctgttgttatttttgaggttttatatacgatGTGTGTAACCTTGGGttatttgctgtgaaattaattatttttgttgtatctttggagttggttgtggcatgtgggcaaattgtgatataaactgttgtattgtgttgtcgtataaacactctccttgatgttatttatgcttcctaccttgcttgttaatgatatacatgtgcttggtatggaagagtgtaaagcaggaagggtgatgctgtgccattcatatatattaatatgcacgaaggataatgtcaTGCCATTTCATAAATATTATCATGTGAAGAAaggtataaagcacgaagggtgatgtcgtgccattcttATACATTAATATGCATGAAGGataatgccgtgccatttcatatacattatcatgtgaggatgagagtaaaaggacgaagggtgatgccatgccattatttttatattatcatatgttcatggcacgaagggtgttttcgtgccggcgaggacgagagacatacattatattgtgatatcttttcattgtgtatacattcatgcctttatcttgagctattattgtgcacctatattttctatgtgacttgtagtccttgttgcttcctgtgtgcctcccactttattcttttattgttattggcatttctcccacccagttgatactgttatatgtatgctcggtgataaagagataaatgcacgaagggtgttaccgtgacaattgatttgatctacatatatatatatatatatatatatatatatatatatatatatatatatatatatatatatatatatatattgggtgagaatgagacaagtgcacgaaggtattgccgtgccatttgatgtgatatgttgaatatatttctcacaccaggaaagttaaatgaggtgtcacatggtgacttttacttgaaagaattatatttgaaagaattatattcgaaagaaaattacttgaaagaattatatttgaaagatatttatttgaaagaattatattcgaaagatatttacttgaaagaattatatttgaaagatatttacaacaacaataacatacctagTAATATCCCATActgtggggtttggggagggtggtgtgcacgcagaccttacctctactttgtgaggatagagaggatgttttcaatagaccctcggcttaggaaatcataagcaccacattaatgaaaatatagacaagaagggacagtaccaaaaagccatataaaaacagaataaaaataacCAGATAGTAAGGTAATCAATACTGAAAGAAaataacggttagtcataaaatcCTACTACGAACAGAAAGCAAGACTGCGTGTCAATACTACTATTATGAATACTCTAGACTACCTAcactactaccctaatcctcgatcttcataccttcctatcaagggtcatgtcctcgatcAACTGAAATTGtgtcatgtcttgcctaatcacctctccccaccttttctttagcctacctctacctctctgtaggccctccaatgtcaacctctcacacctcctcaccggggcatctgtgctcctcctcctcacataaCCGAACCACCTAAGTCGcgcttcccacatcttgtcctTGATAGGGCTCACAttcaccttgtcgcgaataacctcatttctgatcctatctaacctggtctgcccgcacatccatctcaacatcctcatatctgctaccttcatcttctggacatgagcgatcttgactagccaacactcatccccatacaacattgtTAGTCTGACTACCACTCTGTAGAACATACCCTTAAGTTTTgatggcactttcttgtcacacaaaataccggaagcgagtctctatttcatccatccctccccaatacgatgtgtgacatcttcatcattctccccatccccctgaataatagacccaaggtacttaaaactccctatcctagggatgacctgcgagtctaGCCTCACCTtcccttcccctccttgagtctcgccactgaacttacactccaagtattctgtcttggtcctgctcaacttgaaacctttagattccagggtctgcctccatacaTCTAATTTTGCGTTCACACTGTCTCGCATCtcatcaatcaatacaatatcatctgaaGGGAAGGgacaatatattagtaccatcaaatagaaatcaaagaaataatatTAGTATCACAAGAACTAGAAAATAGTTGAAAtccaataacaaaatcagaaaataagccTGATGCTATGAAAACGTAAGGATAGGGAGAACACAACATAAACCCCTAGCAGTGTAAGACCACCCTTATCGAACTAGCCTTACCCCTGGACTCGACTACGTCCTAATCTACAAGCATAATGTTCGACCTCTACACCTTCCTAtaaagggccatgtcctcagaaatctgCAGCAAcgccatgtcctgtctaatcacctctccccaataatTCTTAGGCTGTCCTCTACATCTTCTTGTCCCCACCAGGGCCAAACTCTCGCACCTCCTTACCGGATCATCAGGGCTCTTCttccgcacgtgcccgaaccatctgagcctcgcttcccgtaTCTTGTCATCCATAGGAGCCATGCCCACCTTCTCCTGAATaacttcattcttaatcttatccatccAAGTATGCATGAACATCCACATCAACATCTTCATCTCTACTACTTTTATCTTCTGGGTATgagagttctttaccggccaacactctgccccatacaacatggcctgTCTAACCACAACTCTATAGAACTTATCTTTGATTAACGATGACACTCTCTTGTCAAACAAGACTCTTGATGCTAACCTCCATTTTATCCATCCTACCCTTATATGGTGTGTGATGTCCTCATCAATCTCTTCGCCCCCCTGGATAATCGACCCCAGGTATTTAAAACTActtctcttggggatgacttgtgctCCAAGCCTCACGTCCCTGCCCACTTCCCCCAATTCAGAGCTGAACTTGTATTCCAGATATTTTGTCTTGGTCCTGCGCAACTTGAAACCCATAGACTCAAGGGTGTTCCTCTAAACCTCCAGCATGTCATTAATAccgcctcgcgtctcatcaatcagaactatgtcttcagcgaataacatacaccatggtacATCCCATTGAATGTGGTGTGTCAGTGTGTCTATCACCATGGCAAATAAGAACCGGCTGAGCATATATCCTTGATGTAACCCCATAATAATCGGGAAATGCTCCGAGTCACCTCCCACTAttctaacccgagtcttagctccatcatacatgtccttgatcGCCCTAATGTACGCTACTGGCAtaccttttgcctccaggcatcttAAGAGAACCTCGCTAGGGACATTGTTATATGCTTTCtccaggtcaataaacaccatgtgaagatctttcttcctatccctgtaatgttccaccaacctcctaataagatGGATAGCTTTTGTAGTCGatcgacccggcatgaacccgaactggttgtcagATATAGACACAGTCCTTCTCACCCTTGCttctaccaccctctcccaaatttttaTGGTATGACTAAGTAACtcgatacccctatagttgttacaatacTGGATATCACCTTTTTTCTTGTACAACGGTACCACCGTACTCCATCTCCACTCAtccagcatcctcttcgtcctgaAAATAACATTGAACAGCCCAGTCAGCCACTGCAGGCCTGCTCtgcccacacacttccaaaactcgactggaatttcgtctggcccaaTCGATCTACCCTcactcatcttacgcataaccCCAACGACCTCCTCGGCCCTAATGCTCCTACAATACCAAAAGTCTCGGAGACCCTTTAAATGCCCCATCTCACCTAGAACAATATCCATGTCCCTCTCTTCAATCAGAAGTCCATGAAAGTAAGTTTGCCATCTCTGCCTAATTTGAGCCTCCCCCATCAACACTTTATCGTCCTCGTCTTTGATGtacctcacttggtccaggtcCCAAGCCTTCCTGTCTCTCGACTTAGCCAGCCGAAATAACTTCTTATCCCCGCCTTTTTCCCCCCAGTTCCTCGTACAGACGACCAAACaccgcagtcttagcctctgtaATCGCCAACTTCGCCTCCTTCCTCTCTACCTTATACTTTTCTCTGTTTGCTCTCCTTTCATCCTCGCTCGTGCTCCCTACTAACTTCAAGTACGCTACCTTCTTTACTTTCACTTTGCCTTGGACCTTTCCATCCACCGCCAGTCGACTCTGTGCCTGCCCGAGAAACCCTTCGAGCCCCTagcacctctctcgccgcctccCTTACACAGTTTGTTGTCATTGTCCACATATCGCGCGCGTCCCCACTACTCTTCCATGCTCCTATGGCCGATAGCCTCCCCTCCAGCTCCTGAGCTTTATCTTTAGTTAAGCCTCCCC from Nicotiana tabacum cultivar K326 chromosome 24, ASM71507v2, whole genome shotgun sequence includes:
- the LOC142178614 gene encoding uncharacterized protein LOC142178614, which translates into the protein MGFKLRRTKTKYLEYKFSSELGEVGRDVRLGAQVIPKRSSFKYLGSIIQGGEEIDEDITHHIRVGWIKWRLASRVLFDKRVSSLIKDKFYRVVVRQAMLYGAECWPVKNSHTQKIKVVEMKMLMWMFMHTWMDKIKNEVIQEKVGMAPMDDKIREARLRWFGHVRKKSPDDPVRRCESLALVGTRRCRGQPKNYWGEVIRQDMALLQISEDMALYRKV